Proteins encoded together in one Pelagicoccus enzymogenes window:
- a CDS encoding HDOD domain-containing protein codes for MSTAAPDTLSPLARKTLRRLNDAFESGQTGAMPEIVQTVRKLSGQIATVSIQDLSEIIERDPSVTEKVISAANTFGYNPSGIEIATINEAIHTVGFDRIRNLTLTVMLAQNAGKGLDSEQQREMASLSVCSGMLAQNLVSGSEMFSADPDLAFVSGSLRNYGKLLIATYFLDEYKQARELSQRGDNDAAYHEIFGLTPLELGHTLLLSSNLPDVIMQSLEKLPKEKLARSAQSESEEILISAEFCVKVCELTFDETLNPDQFKSELGALVNMFGDSLPIDLDSVLEGLEKVDSSMSQLNEVIGIKSKDSPANRALRARLDGRSVRAAASSRSGKSIGIGKPNTGLERDLNDILEEMLESEEPLDDEQVKKLYQSLNCAIAAELSIECCMTFLEDQENSRTVRFSARHGTGPLYERIKNRPLVSSDNSDIFSICLARGEDILIQEANAGKIAKVIPEWIHDKGEVNSLIMLPAALNKKLFAIFLGVRSDGSPIEIEPATHQRFRQLRTQLAKMQSRR; via the coding sequence GTGTCCACCGCTGCTCCAGATACGCTTAGTCCTCTCGCGCGTAAAACGCTGCGTCGCCTCAACGACGCTTTTGAGAGCGGTCAGACAGGGGCGATGCCGGAGATCGTGCAGACGGTGCGAAAGCTGTCCGGGCAAATCGCGACCGTTTCGATCCAAGACCTATCGGAAATTATCGAGCGGGATCCCAGCGTTACGGAAAAGGTTATCAGCGCAGCGAACACCTTTGGCTACAATCCCTCGGGCATAGAGATCGCGACCATCAACGAGGCGATTCACACCGTGGGCTTCGATCGGATTCGCAATCTGACATTGACGGTGATGCTGGCTCAAAACGCGGGCAAAGGGCTCGACAGCGAACAGCAGCGGGAAATGGCCTCCCTCTCGGTTTGCAGCGGTATGCTGGCGCAGAATCTTGTTTCAGGTTCCGAGATGTTCAGCGCGGATCCGGATCTCGCTTTCGTGAGCGGCTCCTTGCGAAACTATGGAAAGCTGCTGATCGCGACTTATTTCCTCGACGAGTACAAGCAAGCTCGCGAGCTGTCCCAGCGCGGAGACAACGATGCAGCGTATCACGAAATCTTTGGCCTCACGCCGCTGGAATTGGGTCACACCCTGTTGCTGAGCTCCAACCTTCCCGACGTCATCATGCAGTCCTTGGAAAAATTGCCCAAGGAAAAGCTGGCTCGATCCGCGCAGTCGGAATCGGAGGAGATACTGATTTCCGCAGAGTTCTGCGTGAAGGTGTGCGAGCTGACCTTTGACGAGACCTTGAATCCAGATCAGTTCAAGAGCGAATTGGGAGCGTTGGTGAACATGTTTGGCGACAGCCTTCCTATCGATCTTGATAGCGTGTTGGAGGGGCTAGAAAAGGTCGATTCCAGCATGAGCCAGTTGAATGAAGTGATCGGAATCAAGAGCAAGGATTCGCCTGCGAATCGAGCCTTGAGGGCGCGGCTGGATGGACGTTCCGTCCGCGCCGCAGCCTCGAGTCGTTCCGGAAAGTCGATAGGTATTGGAAAGCCGAATACAGGATTGGAGCGCGACCTTAACGACATTTTGGAAGAGATGCTCGAGAGCGAAGAGCCGCTTGACGACGAACAGGTCAAGAAGCTCTACCAGAGCCTCAACTGCGCGATTGCGGCGGAGCTTAGCATCGAGTGCTGCATGACGTTTTTAGAGGATCAAGAAAATAGCAGGACGGTGCGTTTTTCCGCTAGGCATGGAACGGGGCCGCTCTATGAGCGCATCAAGAACCGTCCTCTGGTTTCATCCGACAACAGCGATATCTTTTCCATTTGCCTCGCTCGGGGCGAGGACATCCTGATTCAGGAGGCAAACGCGGGGAAGATTGCTAAGGTCATCCCCGAGTGGATACATGACAAGGGAGAGGTGAATTCGCTTATCATGCTTCCGGCTGCCTTGAACAAAAAGCTATTCGCGATTTTCTTGGGCGTCCGTTCCGACGGCTCTCCGATCGAGATCGAACCTGCGACCCACCAGCGCTTCCGGCAGCTGCGCACGCAGTTGGCAAAGATGCAGTCGCGTCGTTAA
- the galK gene encoding galactokinase, with protein MSTETLSPEHQATIEEVGNLFAESGFGTPEVFAVAPGRVNVIGEHIDYNGGLVLPAAIDRWVHVAIRRRDDALVRLVSAQAPGKVEEFLASDDLAPQGNNWSNYIKGVVTGLKKAGFEVPGFEAAVISTVPVGGGLSSSAALEAVFGKAILTLLGEEMDGLDLAKLCQKAEHDFAGVPCGLMDQAAVILCEEGKLLMLDCVDDSFQHAPFEDPDWGLLIINSCVSHELSDGGYAVRRDGCHAAAKILGVETLREIDPAKLDEALAHPDLTEDMKRYVRHAVTEIARTLETVEALGQRDYALAGELLNASHASLRDDYRVSCPELDFIAKLAQAQEGVAGCRMTGGGFGGSAIALVRRDCVASLTALIESRYEAEFGIEPKIFETRPMGGTRAWKA; from the coding sequence ATGAGCACTGAAACCCTCTCACCTGAGCATCAAGCGACCATCGAAGAAGTCGGTAATCTCTTTGCGGAATCCGGATTTGGAACTCCCGAAGTCTTTGCGGTGGCCCCGGGGCGGGTGAACGTGATCGGCGAGCACATCGACTACAATGGCGGCTTGGTCTTGCCCGCGGCGATCGACCGTTGGGTTCACGTGGCGATTCGCCGTCGCGACGACGCTCTGGTGCGTTTGGTTTCCGCCCAGGCTCCGGGCAAGGTAGAGGAGTTTCTTGCCAGCGACGATTTGGCTCCCCAGGGCAACAACTGGTCAAACTACATCAAGGGAGTGGTCACCGGCTTGAAGAAGGCTGGTTTCGAGGTTCCCGGCTTCGAAGCAGCGGTAATTTCGACGGTTCCAGTCGGTGGCGGCTTGAGCAGTAGCGCGGCCTTGGAAGCGGTGTTCGGCAAAGCGATTCTGACTTTGCTCGGCGAGGAAATGGACGGTCTCGACCTTGCCAAGCTCTGTCAGAAGGCGGAACACGACTTTGCGGGCGTTCCCTGCGGGCTGATGGACCAAGCAGCCGTAATTCTTTGCGAAGAGGGAAAGCTGCTAATGCTCGATTGCGTGGATGACAGTTTTCAGCATGCCCCGTTCGAGGATCCGGACTGGGGGCTCCTGATCATCAACTCCTGCGTGAGCCATGAGCTTTCCGACGGTGGCTACGCCGTGCGACGTGACGGTTGCCATGCAGCGGCCAAGATTCTGGGAGTGGAAACCTTGCGCGAGATCGATCCAGCCAAGTTGGATGAAGCTCTCGCTCATCCAGATTTGACGGAAGACATGAAGCGTTACGTTCGCCATGCGGTGACGGAAATCGCTCGCACGCTCGAGACGGTAGAGGCTCTTGGCCAGCGCGATTATGCCTTGGCGGGCGAGCTGCTCAATGCCAGCCATGCGTCCTTGAGGGACGATTACCGAGTGAGCTGCCCGGAGTTGGATTTTATCGCGAAGCTGGCTCAAGCTCAGGAAGGCGTAGCGGGCTGTCGCATGACGGGAGGCGGTTTCGGCGGGTCGGCTATCGCTTTGGTACGTCGTGACTGTGTCGCGTCCTTGACGGCTTTGATCGAGTCTCGCTACGAAGCGGAATTCGGCATCGAGCCGAAGATCTTCGAGACGCGTCCCATGGGCGGCACCCGGGCTTGGAAGGCTTAG
- a CDS encoding xylose operon transcription regulator XylR: MPRKNIAILVETSLNSGRQIVRGISRFARERNDWSLYYHTGPLGALATASLDNWQGDGIIARVANPELHAQVRACQVPVVDVLGNVPNTDYPVVKCDEAAISSLVGNHFKERGFRNVAFFGLSDEHWSLARRQELASFCRATLNTELSSLEVAHEDRASKVWANYIDRIQNWIASLPKPVGIMIASDQFGPDVLAACQASGFSVPDQVSLVGVDNDLPFCEICQPQLSSVEPNHELVGYEAARTLDCILQEGEEVRQSTEVAPHILHVRQSSDATALEDPALVKALRFIRNNACDPISVDDIARAAGVSRSVLQRRFRSSLDQTVLESILTVRVNRAKEMLSTTSLPLPDLAERCGFRHQEYLGFVFKKRIGCTPGQYRIQHTQPR, from the coding sequence ATGCCACGCAAGAACATAGCCATTCTGGTAGAAACCTCGCTCAACTCTGGCCGGCAGATCGTGCGAGGCATTTCGCGCTTCGCTCGCGAACGCAACGACTGGTCGCTCTATTACCACACTGGCCCCCTCGGCGCCCTCGCCACGGCATCGCTGGACAATTGGCAGGGCGACGGAATCATCGCCCGCGTGGCAAATCCGGAACTGCATGCCCAAGTGAGAGCCTGCCAAGTGCCAGTGGTGGACGTGCTGGGAAACGTCCCCAACACAGACTACCCTGTCGTCAAATGCGACGAAGCAGCCATCTCATCCCTCGTTGGAAACCATTTCAAGGAGCGCGGCTTCCGCAACGTCGCCTTCTTTGGCCTGAGCGACGAACACTGGTCGTTGGCGCGTCGCCAAGAGCTCGCCTCCTTCTGTCGCGCCACCTTGAATACGGAACTGTCGAGCCTCGAAGTTGCCCACGAGGACCGGGCTTCCAAAGTCTGGGCCAACTACATCGACCGCATCCAAAACTGGATCGCTTCGCTTCCCAAACCGGTCGGTATCATGATCGCGAGCGACCAATTCGGCCCCGACGTGCTGGCAGCCTGCCAGGCTTCCGGTTTCAGCGTTCCCGACCAGGTCAGCCTCGTCGGCGTCGACAACGACCTGCCCTTCTGCGAGATCTGCCAACCTCAGCTGAGCAGCGTGGAACCGAACCACGAGCTCGTCGGCTACGAAGCCGCCCGCACCTTGGATTGCATTCTCCAGGAGGGAGAGGAAGTGCGCCAGAGCACCGAGGTCGCCCCTCACATCTTGCACGTACGGCAATCTAGCGACGCCACGGCCCTAGAGGATCCAGCATTGGTAAAGGCGCTTCGCTTCATACGCAACAATGCCTGCGACCCCATCAGCGTGGACGATATAGCAAGAGCTGCCGGCGTATCACGCAGCGTACTACAACGACGCTTCCGCAGCTCGCTCGACCAAACCGTGCTTGAGTCCATCCTCACCGTGCGGGTCAATCGAGCCAAGGAAATGCTGTCCACGACAAGCCTGCCCTTGCCCGACCTAGCCGAGCGTTGCGGCTTTCGCCATCAGGAATACCTTGGATTTGTATTCAAAAAACGAATCGGCTGCACGCCCGGCCAGTACCGAATCCAGCACACCCAACCGCGATGA
- a CDS encoding alpha/beta hydrolase family protein translates to MKFLLLLLLGSLSISSGFANKNYKTLAKELFKQPDVSDVRLTPGNRGLSYLSSRKGISRLELLDLESGRTYTASVEDTPDIYDYYWIDRDTVLFFAQKLGTPIGAYTASYKLASVKPADFYRVYDTLPDTENLYIGKDDNFDEKFNDLYLINAKNGSRKRIEENDGTILAWFTDKDGVTRIRYTIDEYERDRYAYRSSADDDWRDIDINGHPVGVLFHGGPDEFIVFVRHDGDARFAAYTFNGAKNEYVDTVLEHEEYDILYNLIVVDPETEKTYGFQYDLQKPKTYWLDPEMAEISARIDRQHPATFNQVLGYDAEKRSVVYQRFSDKRPKEWLRFNIETGEEELLLQELPEIDTEQSAKTESITYLARDGTKIHGYLTRATSHSFQAHKALLMIHGGPRARDRWGWDAEAQYFAKLGYHVLKINYRGSEGYGIEFSPYSHIDSIESSVRDTVDGARWLVDQGLASPGKIAIYGSSFGGHVSLCSAAAEPEIFFASMGYAGVYDWPTHLDKAFEEQPVYARLKTNTYYPDFEKNRAHWFAASALPQAKKISCPVFLIHGRSDETVSATQSRRMHKALKKAGKQSQLKILSFNRHGFTLEKNRISFYSSLAEFLEEASP, encoded by the coding sequence ATGAAGTTTCTCCTCCTCTTACTTCTTGGAAGCCTCAGCATCTCCTCTGGCTTCGCCAACAAAAACTATAAGACGCTCGCGAAAGAGCTCTTCAAACAGCCCGACGTCTCGGACGTTCGCCTCACCCCTGGAAACCGTGGCCTCTCCTATCTCTCGTCGCGTAAGGGAATCAGCAGGCTCGAGCTGCTCGACTTGGAATCTGGCCGGACCTACACCGCGTCCGTAGAGGATACGCCTGACATCTACGACTACTACTGGATCGACCGGGATACCGTACTCTTCTTCGCCCAAAAGCTGGGCACTCCCATCGGGGCCTACACCGCTAGCTACAAGCTCGCTAGCGTAAAGCCAGCCGACTTCTACCGCGTCTACGACACCCTTCCCGATACCGAGAACCTCTACATCGGCAAAGACGACAACTTCGACGAAAAATTCAACGACCTCTACCTTATCAACGCCAAAAACGGATCTAGAAAACGCATCGAGGAAAACGACGGGACAATACTCGCTTGGTTTACCGACAAGGACGGCGTCACCCGTATCCGCTACACTATCGACGAATACGAACGCGACCGCTACGCCTACCGATCCAGCGCGGACGACGATTGGCGAGACATCGATATCAATGGACATCCGGTGGGCGTTCTCTTCCACGGAGGCCCCGACGAGTTTATTGTATTCGTTCGGCATGACGGCGACGCAAGATTCGCTGCCTACACCTTCAACGGCGCCAAAAACGAATACGTCGATACTGTTCTGGAGCACGAAGAGTACGACATCCTCTACAACCTCATCGTGGTCGATCCCGAGACGGAAAAAACCTACGGTTTCCAATACGATCTTCAAAAACCGAAGACATATTGGCTCGATCCAGAAATGGCGGAAATATCCGCTCGCATCGATCGCCAACACCCCGCTACCTTCAATCAAGTACTGGGCTACGACGCTGAGAAGCGTTCCGTCGTCTACCAGCGCTTCAGCGACAAACGCCCCAAGGAGTGGCTACGCTTTAACATCGAGACGGGAGAGGAGGAGCTGCTCCTGCAAGAGCTTCCCGAAATCGATACCGAGCAATCAGCGAAAACGGAATCGATCACCTACCTCGCTCGAGACGGGACGAAGATTCACGGCTACCTCACTCGAGCAACGAGCCACAGTTTTCAAGCCCACAAAGCCCTGCTAATGATTCATGGAGGGCCGCGCGCTCGTGATCGCTGGGGCTGGGATGCCGAAGCTCAATACTTTGCAAAACTGGGATACCATGTATTGAAAATCAACTACCGGGGCTCCGAAGGCTACGGAATCGAATTCAGTCCGTACTCGCACATCGACTCCATCGAAAGCAGCGTCCGGGACACCGTAGACGGAGCTCGCTGGCTGGTGGACCAGGGGCTGGCATCTCCGGGCAAAATCGCCATTTACGGGTCGAGCTTCGGTGGGCACGTCTCGCTCTGCAGCGCAGCAGCCGAACCAGAGATTTTCTTCGCGAGCATGGGTTACGCCGGCGTCTACGACTGGCCTACCCACCTCGACAAGGCATTCGAGGAGCAACCGGTGTACGCACGGCTGAAGACCAACACCTACTACCCAGACTTCGAAAAAAACCGCGCGCACTGGTTCGCGGCATCCGCGCTGCCTCAAGCAAAGAAGATAAGCTGTCCCGTTTTCCTCATCCACGGACGCTCCGATGAAACGGTTTCCGCCACCCAATCGCGCCGCATGCACAAAGCGCTCAAGAAAGCAGGAAAGCAGAGCCAACTGAAGATTCTGAGCTTCAACCGGCACGGATTCACCTTGGAGAAGAACCGCATTTCCTTCTACTCAAGCCTCGCTGAATTCCTGGAAGAGGCATCGCCCTAG
- a CDS encoding peroxiredoxin family protein — translation MRNTRTIILTLSFAWASVSTAIAGFKLQAPAGTFAPSAEITLARHDVDQRSTVRVSANQSNSDGSLELELGQEPGIYVLKGSDAAEITLAVAEAETIKLNLREGKLVAHGSPGTQILENYESFRKESLARLVYPTRRNIKQAKSRGASDDEIVRLTQAEVDAYQEHLQELNDFVIERAKDTMALYGASLRLSGDYRLQELSQLVEAFAERHGPIQATQSLRKRIDTARTVAIGGVAPELKGKTLEGDEVSLSQYRGRYVLVDFWASWCPPCRLENKHYSELVKKVADRRFEIFAVNLDTTEKAWSRAVERDQATWVHVSDLQGWNSPLAAGYGVTALPASFLLDPDGRIIAKNLRGEALDNELRDLGLL, via the coding sequence GTGAGGAACACGCGCACCATAATCCTAACCCTCAGCTTTGCCTGGGCTTCGGTTTCCACAGCGATAGCAGGCTTCAAACTGCAAGCTCCCGCCGGCACGTTTGCCCCTTCGGCTGAGATAACCCTGGCCCGACACGATGTCGACCAGCGTTCAACCGTACGCGTGTCAGCGAACCAATCGAATAGCGACGGATCCCTCGAGCTCGAACTGGGACAGGAACCCGGGATCTACGTGCTGAAAGGAAGCGACGCGGCTGAGATTACGCTGGCGGTCGCGGAAGCGGAAACGATCAAGCTCAACCTGCGGGAGGGGAAACTGGTCGCTCACGGGTCTCCCGGAACCCAAATCCTCGAAAACTACGAATCCTTTCGCAAAGAGTCGCTCGCCCGGCTCGTGTATCCAACTCGCCGAAACATCAAGCAAGCGAAGTCGCGAGGAGCGTCCGACGACGAAATCGTTCGCCTCACCCAAGCTGAAGTCGACGCCTACCAAGAGCATCTACAGGAGCTTAACGATTTCGTGATCGAGCGAGCGAAAGATACCATGGCCTTGTACGGAGCGTCCCTTCGCTTAAGCGGCGACTACCGACTCCAAGAACTCTCTCAACTCGTGGAAGCGTTCGCAGAGAGACACGGACCGATCCAAGCCACCCAAAGCCTGCGGAAGCGAATCGATACCGCTCGCACAGTTGCCATCGGCGGCGTCGCTCCCGAGCTGAAAGGGAAGACTTTGGAGGGAGACGAGGTGTCGCTCAGCCAATACCGAGGGCGTTACGTGCTGGTCGACTTCTGGGCGAGTTGGTGTCCTCCTTGCCGTCTGGAAAACAAGCACTACTCCGAGCTCGTCAAAAAAGTCGCAGACAGGCGGTTCGAGATTTTCGCCGTGAATTTGGACACGACCGAGAAGGCATGGAGCCGAGCCGTTGAGCGAGACCAAGCGACCTGGGTGCACGTTTCCGACCTCCAAGGCTGGAATTCTCCGCTCGCAGCCGGCTACGGCGTAACCGCCCTGCCCGCTAGCTTCCTACTCGATCCGGACGGTCGCATCATCGCCAAAAACCTGAGAGGCGAAGCCCTAGACAATGAGTTGAGGGACCTCGGACTGCTCTGA